The Deltaproteobacteria bacterium genomic sequence AAAGTAAGTGCACTTTTCCCGCTTCGAGGCGTCAAGTTTTTCTCATTACATATGGCCATTTTTCTCATTACATATGGCCGCCCACACATCACCCCTGCCTTCGCAGGCCGCGACTTTTTTTCTTGACAAATAGAACATTTGTTCTATGCTGCAAAATATAGAACGTATGTTCTACTTACAGGGGAGATGCCTTATGGAAAACCTATCCAGCAAGCAATCGCGGGTATTGAGATTCCTCATGGACTTCAATGCAAAGTACGGGTTTCCGCCAACCATCAGGGAGCTTTGCGATCACTTTGGCTTTAAATCTCTCAATACCGCCCATTTTCACCTGCGGTCCCTGAAAAAGAAGGGCTATATCCACATTCATCCGGGAAAGGGGCGAGGGATTACCCTGCCCGAAGCACGGCGGCTGCCTGAGAGAAAAATTCCGGTTGTGGGCCGGATTGCAGCAGGCTTGCCTATTTTAGCCCTTGAAAACATCGAAGACTTTTTGGGTATTGATAAGGGCTTTTTTTGCACTGAAAAAAGCTTTGCCGTTCAAGTAAAGGGAGACTCCATGGTGGATGCCCATATTCAAGACGGAGATTATGTCATTATTAGGATACAGAATCAGGCCCAAAACGGGGATATCGTAGCCGCCCTTATTGATGACGAGGTGACCCTGAAATATTTTTACCGGCGCAAGCGCCAGATCAGACTGGAATCGGCCAATCCCAAATACCCTCCCCTGATCTTCAACAAGGGGGATACCCGCTCTTTTAGAATCCTCGGGGTGATGGCGGGACTGGTAAGAAAAAGGCAATAAACTATGTTTACCCATTTACATATCCACAGCGCTTTTTCCTTTCTTTACGGGACCTTTACGCCTGAAGCTCTCGTGCAGCGGGCAAAGGAGATAGGATTTGATGCAATTGGCCTTACGGACAAAAACGGCTTCTATGGGGCTGTCCGATTTTACAAGGCCGCCATATCCAAGGCCATGCATCCTGTTATCGGATCAGAGATTACGCTGCCAGACGAAACGTCTCTGATATTGTTGGCTGTATCCTTTGAGGGGTATAAAAATCTCTGCCGCATCTTATCCAAAATATATTCAGAAAGCCCAAAAGGCAAACCTTCCTGCCCCCTGCATCACTTTACGCGCTTTGCCCAGGATCTCATCTGCCTGACCGGAGGAAGAGACGGGAGGTTGCACAAACTTATTTCTACGAGAAACTTAAACCAGGCCCAGTCTTGGCTTGAAACGCTAAAACGTATCTTCGGCCCTGACCGCCTTTTTGTTGAAATCCAGAATCATGGCCTTAAAGACGACCAGACTCTCATGAAGGCCTCAGCAAGGCTGGCCAAACAGGTAGGCCTTGCCCTGGTAGCGAGCAATGATGTGGCTTTCTTAGAGAAAGAAGATGTCCAAATCCATCAAAGACTCATAGGGATCCAGCAGACAGTTCATCACAGAAACATCCGCGGGGTCCCTAATGATCAGTTTTATCTAAAAACAGAAAATGAGATGCAGGCTGCAATCCCATACGGTGAAGCCCTGAAAAATGCCGCAAACATTGCCAAAAGCTGTCAACTGGAACTTCCCATAAACCGGATTCACCCCCCGT encodes the following:
- the lexA gene encoding transcriptional repressor LexA encodes the protein MENLSSKQSRVLRFLMDFNAKYGFPPTIRELCDHFGFKSLNTAHFHLRSLKKKGYIHIHPGKGRGITLPEARRLPERKIPVVGRIAAGLPILALENIEDFLGIDKGFFCTEKSFAVQVKGDSMVDAHIQDGDYVIIRIQNQAQNGDIVAALIDDEVTLKYFYRRKRQIRLESANPKYPPLIFNKGDTRSFRILGVMAGLVRKRQ